A genomic window from Aulosira sp. FACHB-615 includes:
- a CDS encoding high light inducible protein has product MEPRSSTNLPPVATEYNGIDRNAFIFGWTPQAELWNGRLAAIGFVAYLLWDLAGYSVLRDVLHLIGR; this is encoded by the coding sequence ATGGAACCTCGCTCCTCGACGAATTTACCACCAGTCGCTACAGAGTATAACGGCATAGACCGCAATGCGTTTATTTTTGGCTGGACTCCCCAAGCTGAACTCTGGAATGGTCGCTTGGCTGCGATTGGTTTTGTGGCTTATTTACTTTGGGATTTAGCAGGTTATAGCGTTCTGCGCGATGTCTTACATCTAATAGGTCGCTAA
- a CDS encoding high light inducible protein, which yields METRPSTDLPGVANAYNGRDRNEFLFGWTPQAELWNGRLAAIGFVAYLLWDLAGYSVVRDVLHLIGY from the coding sequence ATGGAAACTCGTCCCTCTACAGATTTACCAGGAGTTGCTAATGCTTATAATGGACGCGATCGCAATGAATTTTTGTTTGGTTGGACTCCCCAAGCCGAACTCTGGAATGGCCGTTTAGCAGCAATTGGTTTTGTGGCTTATTTACTCTGGGACTTAGCCGGCTATAGCGTAGTTCGTGATGTCCTGCATTTGATTGGTTACTAA
- a CDS encoding sensor histidine kinase KdpD has protein sequence MTTTILSDLFLGLNILVLERIDIGLFRITAQPPSWLQRFCSQQLRFGMDMLIPQEEFAFLENFLFDAEDFWSENKIGKLNSGLWSQKNLNGYEEQLEAYALCVNESKILLIELAEDKFKYKQHLIQAGREQQLNYQQLLKDNQRKEVLINCIIHDIAGQLNAINCCLALLEFENLTDKGKENLEIARKQSIKQEMLIRNILDAFSDEVRSLESFIVDIDTAPDILRAVEETIELFKATFALTNQQLQLAANVDSTADWKVVGEQSRLDRVITNLVENAYRHSPEDSTVTINLQAEVGYVLFTIDDEGEGVSPEMSNNLFQKFSQGQNRAGRGGIGLYFCRMTIERWGGNIGYLPRPEGGSRFWFRLPRPLGNE, from the coding sequence ATGACTACAACTATATTATCTGACTTATTCTTAGGCTTAAATATTTTAGTCTTAGAAAGAATTGATATTGGCTTATTTAGAATTACGGCTCAACCACCTAGCTGGTTACAGCGTTTTTGTAGCCAGCAATTAAGATTTGGCATGGATATGTTAATTCCGCAAGAGGAATTTGCATTTTTAGAAAATTTTTTGTTTGATGCCGAAGATTTTTGGAGCGAAAATAAGATTGGTAAGCTTAATTCTGGTCTTTGGAGTCAAAAAAATTTAAATGGCTATGAAGAGCAGTTAGAAGCTTATGCTTTGTGTGTAAATGAAAGTAAAATTTTATTAATTGAATTAGCAGAAGATAAATTTAAATATAAACAGCACCTAATTCAAGCAGGTCGAGAACAACAATTAAATTATCAACAATTATTAAAAGACAATCAAAGAAAAGAAGTCTTAATTAATTGTATTATTCATGATATAGCAGGGCAACTCAACGCCATTAATTGCTGTTTAGCCTTGCTAGAGTTTGAAAATTTAACAGATAAAGGTAAGGAAAATTTAGAAATCGCTCGTAAGCAATCGATTAAGCAAGAAATGTTAATTAGAAATATTTTAGATGCTTTTTCGGATGAGGTGCGATCGCTAGAAAGTTTTATCGTAGATATTGACACTGCGCCTGATATTCTTAGGGCTGTAGAAGAAACTATCGAACTATTTAAAGCTACCTTTGCACTGACTAACCAACAGTTACAGCTTGCAGCTAATGTTGACAGCACAGCCGATTGGAAAGTTGTAGGCGAACAATCACGCCTAGACAGAGTTATTACAAATCTGGTGGAAAATGCTTATCGCCACAGTCCAGAAGACTCAACAGTAACTATTAATTTGCAAGCAGAAGTAGGATATGTACTCTTCACTATTGATGATGAAGGTGAAGGTGTATCACCAGAAATGAGCAATAATTTATTTCAAAAGTTTTCCCAAGGTCAAAATCGCGCAGGTAGAGGAGGAATCGGTCTTTATTTTTGTCGAATGACGATTGAACGTTGGGGTGGAAATATTGGTTATTTACCTCGTCCCGAAGGCGGTTCCCGTTTTTGGTTCCGCCTTCCCAGACCATTAGGAAATGAGTAA
- a CDS encoding Rab family GTPase — MLQKKICMVGAFATGKTSLVSRFIYSIFSDRYYTTVGVKIDKKTLSLQGNNVNLILWDLYGEDEFQKVRMSYLRGSSGYILVVDGTRRSTLDKAFELQTKVEESIGQVPFILVFNKWDMTEEWEIEPQELDSILSKGWNVIKTSAKTGQGVEEVFQTLAHQIINR, encoded by the coding sequence ATGCTGCAAAAAAAAATCTGTATGGTAGGTGCATTTGCTACTGGTAAAACCAGTTTAGTTTCCAGGTTTATCTACAGTATTTTTTCTGATAGGTATTATACAACTGTCGGTGTCAAAATTGATAAAAAAACTCTCAGTCTGCAAGGCAACAATGTTAATTTAATTCTTTGGGATCTTTACGGTGAAGACGAGTTTCAGAAAGTTAGAATGTCTTACCTAAGAGGTTCATCTGGTTATATTTTAGTTGTAGATGGTACAAGGCGTAGCACTCTCGATAAAGCTTTTGAGTTGCAAACTAAAGTAGAAGAAAGTATTGGTCAAGTACCGTTTATTTTAGTCTTTAACAAATGGGATATGACAGAGGAATGGGAAATTGAACCCCAGGAGTTAGATAGTATTCTCAGCAAAGGCTGGAATGTAATTAAAACCAGTGCTAAAACAGGACAGGGTGTGGAAGAAGTCTTTCAAACACTTGCTCATCAAATCATCAATCGATAA
- a CDS encoding OmpA family protein encodes MNNYLPNRVPTEAKSMNGESADLDSLNQDDLTLLRSLLLGIEPSQLNKLYERLNNPQIQPEDISRLLPEAVVLRTKQDQQLVEAMVATVEQAIQASVSQDENVLSEAFFPIIGPASRKAIANVLDEMMQSLNQALENSLSVQSFQWRLEARRTGKSFAEVVLLRTLIYRVEQIFLIHRHTSLLLHHVRLQQVAVQDPDLVAAMLTAIQDFVKDSFKVQQEDTLRSLRFGELTIWVEAGPQAIIAGIIRGKPPQELRTVFQAAIEKLHLKLGTELQSFTGETEPFQASEPYLESCLTAQYKTPARQNYIYAWTFFGLMAIAAGSWGFFAVRENLRWQTYLHKLNSQPGIVVLNTRYYNGKHFISGMRDPVAVDPNTLIQSTNLQPDKVIAKWQSYISLEPEIITKRATELLQPPTTTKLQVNDSGILVASGYAPQKWITEAQKLWRFIPGITQFQTKNLLANELKELEAAKNQIESTTFLFVEGKDEFIPGENQKIPKLRTNFSTLFKIAQSLNQDVQVLIRGHTDTTGTEGQNFLLSQIRANKIFTALNLPKIHTNKFKLAALGSTLPYQPELNLDARKLNRRVSFQVFITDKSK; translated from the coding sequence ATGAATAATTATCTCCCGAATCGAGTACCTACAGAAGCAAAAAGTATGAATGGAGAATCTGCTGACTTAGATTCTCTCAATCAAGATGACCTCACTTTACTTCGCAGTTTACTCCTGGGGATTGAACCTTCTCAACTCAATAAACTCTACGAAAGATTAAATAATCCGCAAATTCAACCAGAAGATATCAGTCGTTTGCTTCCCGAAGCTGTGGTTTTGCGTACCAAGCAAGATCAGCAGCTAGTAGAAGCGATGGTTGCGACTGTGGAACAAGCAATTCAAGCCTCTGTCAGCCAAGATGAAAATGTGCTGTCTGAAGCATTTTTTCCCATTATTGGCCCAGCTTCTCGTAAAGCGATCGCTAACGTCTTAGACGAAATGATGCAATCGCTGAACCAAGCCTTAGAAAATAGCCTGTCGGTACAAAGTTTTCAGTGGAGGTTAGAAGCCAGACGCACCGGAAAATCTTTTGCAGAAGTTGTCTTGCTGCGGACTTTAATTTACCGCGTTGAGCAAATATTTTTGATTCACAGACACACTAGTTTATTGCTGCATCATGTCAGGTTACAACAAGTAGCCGTTCAAGATCCCGATTTAGTCGCGGCGATGTTGACAGCAATTCAAGATTTTGTCAAAGATTCCTTTAAAGTACAGCAAGAAGATACATTAAGAAGTCTGCGCTTTGGCGAACTCACAATTTGGGTAGAAGCAGGGCCACAAGCAATTATCGCGGGGATAATTCGCGGTAAACCACCGCAAGAATTACGCACAGTTTTTCAAGCAGCAATTGAAAAATTACACCTTAAACTCGGAACAGAACTCCAGAGTTTTACAGGCGAAACCGAACCATTTCAAGCTAGTGAACCTTATTTAGAAAGCTGCTTAACAGCACAGTATAAAACTCCGGCTCGGCAAAATTATATCTATGCTTGGACTTTCTTTGGTTTAATGGCGATCGCAGCTGGAAGTTGGGGCTTTTTTGCTGTGAGAGAAAATCTCCGTTGGCAAACTTATCTCCATAAACTAAACTCCCAACCGGGAATTGTGGTGCTGAACACTCGATATTACAACGGGAAACACTTTATTTCAGGAATGCGTGATCCTGTGGCTGTAGATCCCAACACCCTGATTCAATCAACCAATTTGCAGCCAGATAAAGTTATAGCTAAATGGCAATCTTACATATCATTAGAACCAGAAATTATCACTAAAAGAGCCACAGAATTACTGCAACCACCAACCACTACAAAACTACAAGTGAATGATTCTGGCATTCTTGTAGCTAGTGGCTACGCACCACAAAAATGGATTACAGAAGCTCAGAAACTCTGGCGTTTTATTCCTGGAATCACACAATTTCAAACTAAAAACCTATTAGCAAATGAGCTCAAAGAATTAGAAGCTGCTAAAAATCAAATTGAATCCACGACATTTTTATTTGTCGAAGGCAAAGATGAGTTCATTCCTGGAGAAAATCAAAAAATCCCCAAGTTACGGACAAATTTTTCTACCCTTTTCAAAATAGCTCAATCCTTAAATCAGGACGTACAAGTTTTAATTCGTGGTCACACTGATACTACTGGTACAGAAGGACAAAATTTCCTCCTCAGTCAAATACGGGCGAATAAAATTTTTACGGCTTTAAATCTGCCGAAAATTCATACCAATAAATTTAAACTTGCTGCTTTAGGTTCTACACTACCTTATCAACCAGAATTAAATTTAGATGCCAGAAAACTGAATCGGAGAGTGTCTTTTCAAGTATTCATCACTGACAAAAGTAAATAA
- a CDS encoding ArsB/NhaD family transporter: MEHWQAILSVFTFLGVILLIMTEWVHLTIAALLGALLLVFTNVMTLKEAVGYIGNSHGTLGLFFGVMVLVRAFEPTKIFDYLATQIVILAKGDGKRLLLSIVGIVTPICAVLPNATTVMLLAPLIPPMAEEIGINFVPLLILMVFIANSAGLLTLVGDPATFIVGDAINISFIDYLWKLSLGGVIAVVTVTATLPFLFRKIWQTKLDNLEELPHPQINHPRVLTVGAVIIAFVLIFFVIGESLPVPISPAAVALLGAALALLLSHHSRIDNVNNILRDVDWSTLIFFMSIFVLIGGLEKTGVISGLSGFLALILGKNIILGSLVLLLFVGILSSVVPNIPLVVAMVPLLKQYIVSVGLAPTEVLAQDFQGQFPAEVLPLFYAMMFGATLGGNGTLVGASSNIVAAGISEQHGRRISFKTFLHYGIPVMFLQLATSGLYVLVRFLI; the protein is encoded by the coding sequence GTGGAACATTGGCAAGCTATCCTGAGCGTTTTCACCTTTTTGGGTGTAATTCTCCTAATTATGACGGAATGGGTGCATCTGACTATCGCTGCTTTATTGGGAGCATTGCTATTAGTTTTCACCAACGTCATGACATTAAAAGAAGCTGTGGGTTATATCGGTAATAGTCATGGAACATTAGGGTTATTTTTTGGTGTGATGGTGCTTGTCAGAGCATTTGAACCAACTAAAATATTTGATTATTTAGCTACTCAAATTGTGATTTTAGCCAAAGGTGATGGCAAACGTTTGTTATTAAGTATTGTCGGGATTGTTACGCCGATTTGTGCAGTTTTACCCAATGCCACAACCGTAATGTTATTAGCGCCATTAATTCCGCCAATGGCAGAAGAAATAGGTATAAATTTTGTACCATTGTTGATATTAATGGTGTTTATAGCTAATAGTGCTGGTTTATTAACTTTAGTCGGTGATCCAGCGACGTTTATTGTGGGAGATGCAATTAATATTAGTTTTATCGATTATCTCTGGAAATTAAGTTTAGGAGGAGTAATTGCTGTTGTTACAGTTACAGCCACCCTACCATTTTTATTTCGGAAAATTTGGCAGACTAAGCTGGATAATCTGGAAGAATTACCACATCCCCAAATTAATCATCCACGAGTATTAACTGTGGGGGCGGTGATTATCGCCTTTGTCTTAATATTTTTTGTGATTGGTGAATCTTTACCAGTTCCGATTTCACCTGCTGCTGTGGCTTTATTAGGTGCAGCTTTGGCATTGTTACTATCTCATCACAGCCGCATTGATAATGTTAACAATATTTTACGTGATGTTGATTGGAGTACATTAATATTTTTTATGAGTATTTTTGTATTAATTGGCGGCTTAGAAAAAACAGGTGTAATTAGTGGTTTATCAGGTTTTTTGGCACTTATTTTAGGAAAAAATATCATTCTCGGTTCTTTAGTTTTATTATTATTTGTTGGGATATTATCTAGTGTTGTGCCGAATATTCCTTTAGTGGTGGCAATGGTACCCTTACTCAAACAATATATTGTCAGTGTAGGGTTAGCGCCAACAGAGGTGTTAGCACAAGACTTTCAAGGGCAATTTCCGGCTGAAGTTTTACCGTTGTTTTACGCCATGATGTTTGGTGCAACCTTGGGAGGTAACGGTACACTTGTAGGCGCATCTTCTAACATAGTTGCGGCTGGTATTTCCGAACAACATGGTCGCCGGATATCATTTAAAACCTTTCTGCACTACGGTATTCCTGTGATGTTTTTGCAACTAGCAACTTCGGGATTATATGTGTTAGTGCGATTTCTGATCTAG
- a CDS encoding DUF3318 domain-containing protein: MEQNAEIRRLLDVMPASGRMTIKIVSKPEQAQVIDATFPLPWQQYRPIYINFDLWGRLTKAQRDLLLLQKVSWLSGVRWFKPDIYQGVVLLGLLAGLIESSQSDAVGVAVAVGLSAIAAFRIWRSNQSSESELNADKAAIKIAQRRGYSETEAAQYLLSAIEAMAKIEKRPGLDFTELIRCQNLRAIAGLSPVGIPETYS; encoded by the coding sequence ATGGAACAAAATGCTGAAATTCGTCGGTTGTTAGATGTCATGCCAGCTTCGGGGAGAATGACAATTAAAATCGTCAGCAAACCGGAGCAGGCACAGGTAATTGATGCTACTTTTCCTCTGCCTTGGCAACAGTATAGACCGATATATATTAATTTTGATTTGTGGGGACGTTTAACAAAGGCACAACGGGATTTATTGCTGTTGCAGAAGGTGAGTTGGTTGAGTGGGGTGAGATGGTTTAAACCGGATATTTATCAAGGGGTTGTGCTGCTGGGGTTGTTGGCGGGATTAATTGAATCGTCACAGTCTGATGCTGTGGGTGTAGCTGTGGCTGTGGGATTAAGTGCGATCGCAGCTTTCCGCATCTGGCGCAGCAATCAATCATCAGAGTCAGAGTTAAATGCAGATAAAGCAGCCATTAAAATAGCCCAACGCCGGGGTTATTCGGAAACAGAAGCGGCTCAATATTTACTCTCTGCAATTGAAGCAATGGCAAAAATAGAAAAACGTCCTGGGTTAGATTTTACCGAGTTAATTCGTTGCCAAAATTTGCGAGCGATCGCAGGTTTATCACCTGTGGGTATACCCGAAACTTACAGTTGA
- a CDS encoding iron uptake porin, with product MKNSFWNVLKVSPAVLAASLLAANSALAGEANEQITTVAQLTQQNDSMGQVTSVSQFSDVQPTDWAFQALQSLVERYGCIAGYPNGTYRGNRALTRYEFAAGLNACLDRVNELIATATADLVTKEDLATLQRLQEEFSAELATLRGRVDALEARTSELEANQFSTTTKLVGEAIFTVAAPFGDDRADTTTSRTDNADLDSNVIFANRVRLNLYTSFTGSDRLQTRLQARNLTPFGTAVTGTNMTRLGHDGDNGNEVEIDKLNYEFNLGSDAVRVKVDAFGAELWNNINVFNPDFRSSGTGALSRYGRFSPIYRASSPGGAGLTVTVNPKGPISITGAYLAPNASDPSQGNGLFNGSNAYFGQIDFKPSKQINVGFAYSRTYQNDGADIDVNLFGSQGSSLSNRPFGNIGTTANNYSFMANFRPTDKIGIGGWVGYTDAEAVQGTASGNADIWYWAANLSVKDLGREGNTLGIIFGQPPKVTDLNFGTRANTDRDTSYHLEGLYKIKVSDNILVTPGLLVIFNPEHNDNNDTIYVGTLRTTFSF from the coding sequence ATGAAAAATTCTTTCTGGAATGTACTAAAAGTTAGTCCAGCAGTTTTAGCTGCGTCTTTACTAGCAGCTAACAGCGCCTTAGCTGGAGAAGCTAACGAACAAATCACAACTGTTGCACAGTTGACCCAACAAAACGACAGTATGGGTCAAGTAACATCCGTATCGCAGTTTTCGGATGTGCAACCAACAGATTGGGCATTCCAAGCGTTACAGTCTTTAGTAGAACGTTATGGTTGTATCGCAGGTTATCCCAACGGTACATATCGGGGCAACCGAGCTTTAACTCGTTATGAGTTTGCGGCTGGTTTGAATGCTTGTTTAGACAGAGTTAACGAATTAATTGCTACAGCCACAGCAGATTTAGTCACTAAAGAAGATTTAGCGACATTACAACGTCTACAAGAAGAATTTTCTGCGGAATTGGCAACTCTGCGCGGTCGGGTAGATGCACTAGAAGCCCGCACTTCTGAGTTAGAAGCTAATCAATTTTCTACTACTACCAAGTTAGTTGGGGAAGCTATTTTTACTGTAGCTGCGCCTTTTGGGGATGACCGTGCTGATACCACCACAAGTAGAACCGATAATGCTGACTTAGATAGCAATGTTATTTTTGCTAACCGGGTGCGGTTGAACTTGTACACCAGTTTCACAGGCTCAGATAGATTGCAAACTCGTTTGCAAGCTCGAAATCTCACGCCATTTGGTACTGCTGTTACAGGAACCAACATGACTCGCTTAGGTCATGATGGTGACAACGGAAACGAGGTTGAAATTGATAAACTCAACTATGAATTCAACCTGGGAAGTGATGCAGTGCGGGTTAAAGTTGATGCGTTTGGTGCAGAACTGTGGAACAACATCAACGTGTTCAACCCAGACTTTAGAAGTAGCGGTACAGGTGCTTTATCCCGCTACGGACGTTTCAGCCCAATTTATCGTGCATCATCTCCTGGTGGTGCTGGTTTGACTGTGACAGTCAACCCCAAAGGCCCCATCAGCATCACAGGTGCGTATCTTGCACCTAACGCTAGTGACCCCAGCCAAGGTAATGGTCTGTTCAACGGATCTAATGCCTACTTTGGTCAAATAGACTTTAAACCAAGCAAACAGATAAACGTTGGTTTTGCTTACTCTCGCACTTATCAAAATGATGGTGCTGATATTGATGTCAACCTGTTTGGTAGCCAAGGTAGTTCTCTTTCCAACAGACCTTTCGGTAATATTGGTACCACAGCTAATAACTACAGTTTCATGGCTAACTTCCGCCCCACCGATAAAATTGGCATTGGTGGTTGGGTAGGCTACACAGATGCAGAAGCTGTACAGGGTACAGCCTCTGGTAATGCAGATATTTGGTACTGGGCTGCTAACTTATCAGTTAAAGACCTGGGTAGAGAAGGCAACACCTTGGGGATCATTTTTGGTCAACCACCCAAAGTTACTGACCTGAACTTTGGTACTAGAGCAAATACCGACAGAGACACTTCTTATCACTTAGAAGGTCTTTATAAAATCAAAGTCAGCGATAACATCTTAGTTACTCCTGGCTTGTTGGTAATCTTCAACCCAGAACATAACGACAACAACGATACTATCTACGTAGGTACACTGCGTACCACCTTCTCTTTCTAG
- a CDS encoding iron uptake porin — protein sequence MNRLFWNVLKVSPAILAASLSAANSALAAEANEQITTVAQLSEQSDSMGQVTSVSQFSDVQPTDWAFQALQSLVERYGCIAGYPNGTYRGNRALTRYEFAAGLNACLDRVNELIATATADLVTKEDLATLQRLQEEFSAELATLRGRVDALEARTSELEANQFSTTTKLVGEAIFDVSQAFGGNQAVSNPSTPTTDLTSNTTFDYRVRLNLLSSFTGTDQLQVRLQAGNIANNRAVTGTSQTRLSFADPTDNQVQVDKINYAFNLSDSIRVKVDANTAELWENVNVFNPDFRSSGTGAISRYGRFSPIYRVGSGGAGLTVTVNPKGPITLSGAYLASKASTPDAGFGLFNGDYAAFGQLEFKPSQAFNIGFAYAHTYDGGRTSPAGTASNAINFIGNTGSAFAIAPFGTTVATSGNHYGIQASFRPSDKLTLGAWAGYSNAVAESGPNRGRDAEIIYWAGTLALKDFGREGNVLGLVFGQQPTVTDTPVANRRDGDTAYHLEGLYKIKVSNNIQVTPGLLVIFNPENNDRNDTIYVGTLRTTFAF from the coding sequence ATGAACAGACTTTTTTGGAATGTACTAAAAGTTAGTCCAGCAATTTTGGCTGCTTCTTTATCAGCAGCTAACAGTGCCTTAGCTGCTGAAGCTAACGAACAAATCACAACCGTGGCTCAGTTGTCTGAACAGTCAGATAGCATGGGGCAGGTAACATCCGTATCGCAGTTTTCGGATGTGCAACCAACAGATTGGGCATTCCAAGCGTTACAGTCTTTAGTAGAACGTTATGGTTGTATCGCAGGTTATCCCAACGGTACATATCGGGGCAATCGAGCTTTAACTCGCTATGAGTTTGCGGCTGGTTTGAATGCTTGTTTAGATAGAGTTAATGAATTAATCGCCACAGCCACAGCAGATTTAGTCACCAAAGAAGACTTAGCCACATTACAACGTTTACAAGAAGAATTTTCTGCGGAATTGGCAACTCTGCGCGGTCGGGTAGATGCACTAGAAGCCCGCACTTCTGAGTTAGAAGCCAATCAATTTTCTACTACCACCAAGTTAGTTGGTGAAGCTATTTTTGACGTATCTCAAGCCTTTGGTGGGAACCAAGCGGTATCTAACCCCAGTACACCCACAACAGATTTAACCTCCAACACTACTTTTGATTATCGGGTACGTTTAAACTTACTGAGCAGCTTCACTGGTACAGATCAACTGCAAGTCCGGTTACAAGCTGGTAATATCGCCAATAACAGAGCTGTCACCGGTACCAGTCAAACCCGTCTGTCATTTGCTGACCCGACTGACAACCAAGTTCAAGTTGATAAAATTAACTACGCTTTCAATTTGAGCGATTCTATTCGGGTGAAGGTTGATGCTAACACTGCTGAGTTGTGGGAAAACGTCAACGTCTTCAACCCAGACTTTAGAAGCAGTGGAACAGGTGCAATTTCACGTTACGGACGTTTCAGCCCGATTTATCGTGTAGGTTCTGGCGGCGCTGGCTTAACGGTTACTGTTAACCCTAAAGGCCCTATTACCTTAAGTGGAGCTTATTTAGCATCTAAAGCCAGTACCCCCGATGCAGGCTTTGGCTTGTTCAACGGTGACTATGCAGCTTTTGGACAACTAGAATTTAAACCCAGTCAAGCTTTTAATATTGGTTTCGCCTACGCCCATACTTACGACGGTGGTAGAACTTCACCAGCTGGTACAGCAAGTAACGCTATCAACTTCATTGGTAATACTGGTAGTGCATTTGCTATCGCTCCCTTTGGTACTACTGTTGCGACCAGTGGTAATCACTACGGTATCCAAGCAAGTTTTAGACCCAGTGATAAGTTGACTCTTGGTGCTTGGGCTGGTTACTCTAATGCTGTAGCGGAAAGTGGCCCCAATAGAGGTAGAGATGCAGAAATCATCTACTGGGCTGGAACTTTAGCACTCAAAGATTTTGGTAGAGAAGGTAACGTACTGGGTTTAGTATTTGGTCAGCAGCCAACAGTTACAGATACTCCTGTTGCTAACCGTAGAGATGGAGATACTGCTTATCATTTGGAAGGTCTCTACAAAATCAAAGTTAGCAACAATATTCAAGTGACTCCTGGTTTGTTGGTAATTTTCAACCCAGAAAATAACGACAGAAACGATACGATCTACGTCGGTACACTTCGTACAACTTTCGCTTTCTAA
- a CDS encoding Crp/Fnr family transcriptional regulator → MTSTSLTPTFPTASISEQLSLKIFARKEIIPLRNEVIWRIERGAVRTLTWAEDGTFITLGYWGPGDLIGSPLSKVKPYQIECLTSVEVSIVPAYLWHQDMAGLFSHIQQSEELLSIVHLKPISLRLWKFLVWLSDKFGRDVEQDRVIDINITHQEIAEVLNTTRVTITRLLQQFEEEGVLLRYKRRIILRLPNKFTTQTIAKNNAY, encoded by the coding sequence ATGACATCTACTAGTCTGACACCAACATTTCCGACCGCATCTATTAGTGAGCAACTATCACTAAAAATTTTTGCCAGAAAAGAAATTATTCCCTTAAGAAACGAGGTCATCTGGCGCATCGAACGTGGTGCAGTCCGCACCCTTACTTGGGCTGAAGATGGAACCTTCATCACGTTAGGTTACTGGGGGCCAGGAGATTTGATTGGTTCTCCCTTATCGAAAGTGAAACCCTACCAAATTGAGTGCCTTACCAGTGTTGAGGTAAGTATTGTACCTGCTTATCTCTGGCATCAAGATATGGCAGGTTTGTTTTCCCATATTCAACAATCAGAAGAGCTTTTAAGCATTGTCCATCTCAAACCCATTTCCCTGCGGTTATGGAAATTTTTGGTTTGGCTGAGTGATAAATTTGGACGGGATGTCGAACAAGATCGAGTTATCGACATCAACATCACTCATCAAGAAATTGCCGAAGTTTTAAACACCACTAGAGTGACAATTACCCGATTATTACAACAATTTGAAGAAGAAGGTGTCTTGTTAAGATACAAGCGGCGGATTATTTTGCGTTTACCAAATAAATTTACTACCCAAACTATAGCTAAAAACAATGCTTATTAA